The proteins below come from a single Zhouia spongiae genomic window:
- a CDS encoding pyridoxal phosphate-dependent aminotransferase, producing the protein MIQFAKRLDTVQEYYFSKKLREVSQLIAEGKPVINMGIGSPDMAPAPEVLDALTASLTHEKAHQYQSYVGLPELRKAISAFYQKHFKVEVDYNNEVLPLLGSKEGIMHVSMAFLNEGDEVLIPNPGYPTYTSVTKLVGAVPNYYDLKEENGWMPDLEALEQQDLSKVKIMWLNYPHMPTGARGDKKMFGALIAFAKRNNILLVNDNPYSFVLNKEHNSILSEKGAKEVALELNSLSKTFNMAGWRVGFILGSKEHIQAVIKVKSNMDSGMFYGLQKGAVKALELSDNWYESINEQYQKRRELIYQLADKLNCKYDRNAVGMFVWARLPEKIDVVEAFIDDILYKQSIFITPGSIFGSNGNRYIRFSLCVPEGKIKEAINRF; encoded by the coding sequence ATGATTCAGTTTGCAAAACGATTAGATACAGTACAAGAGTACTATTTCTCTAAAAAGCTAAGAGAGGTAAGTCAGTTAATAGCAGAAGGAAAGCCTGTTATTAACATGGGAATAGGAAGTCCGGATATGGCTCCAGCACCTGAAGTCCTGGATGCTTTAACAGCATCTTTGACCCATGAAAAAGCCCATCAATACCAGAGCTATGTAGGATTGCCGGAACTGAGAAAAGCCATTTCGGCTTTTTACCAAAAACATTTCAAAGTAGAGGTAGATTACAATAATGAAGTGCTGCCATTACTGGGATCAAAAGAAGGGATCATGCATGTCAGTATGGCTTTTTTAAATGAAGGTGATGAGGTGTTAATACCGAATCCGGGTTATCCTACCTATACTTCTGTCACAAAGTTAGTGGGTGCTGTGCCAAATTACTACGATTTAAAAGAAGAAAACGGGTGGATGCCCGACCTTGAAGCACTTGAACAGCAGGATTTGTCTAAAGTGAAAATAATGTGGTTGAATTATCCGCATATGCCAACAGGAGCTAGGGGAGATAAAAAGATGTTCGGAGCATTGATCGCTTTCGCAAAGAGAAATAATATCCTTTTGGTAAATGACAACCCATACAGCTTTGTACTTAATAAAGAACATAATAGCATTTTATCCGAGAAAGGGGCAAAAGAAGTAGCATTAGAGTTAAATTCATTAAGTAAGACCTTTAACATGGCCGGATGGAGGGTAGGATTCATTCTTGGGAGTAAAGAACATATTCAGGCGGTGATCAAAGTAAAAAGCAATATGGATAGCGGGATGTTCTATGGCCTGCAGAAAGGGGCTGTGAAGGCTCTGGAGCTTTCAGATAATTGGTATGAGAGTATTAACGAACAATACCAGAAAAGAAGAGAACTGATATATCAATTGGCTGATAAACTGAACTGTAAGTACGACAGGAATGCAGTTGGCATGTTTGTTTGGGCAAGACTCCCTGAAAAAATAGACGTTGTAGAAGCATTTATAGACGATATTTTATATAAACAAAGCATTTTTATTACACCGGGGAGTATTTTCGGAAGCAATGGAAACCGGTATATCCGTTTTTCGTTATGTGTTCCGGAAGGTAAAATTAAAGAGGCAATTAATAGGTTTTAA
- a CDS encoding prephenate dehydrogenase gives MNVFIIGLGLIGGSMAIDIKRANPSVRIFGIDTNQEHIQKALTLGFIDEASEMIDLKEAEVVIVSIPVNAALKVVPEVLDIVNDDALVFDVGSTKSLICSEVANHKKRRNFLATHPIAGTEFSGPNAAIEGLYNGKTNIVCEVEKTAFKLQERAMKIFQDLGMRIRYMEPKAHDKHIAYVSHLSHISSFMLGKTVIEKEKNERDIFDMAGSGFESTVRLAKSSPAMWAPIFEHNRENVIETLEEYIGNLLRFKELIEQNDFSSIYDEMANTNRIKEILAGISIKTN, from the coding sequence ATGAATGTATTTATAATAGGATTGGGACTCATAGGCGGATCGATGGCGATCGATATAAAAAGGGCCAATCCTTCAGTCAGGATCTTTGGAATAGATACAAATCAAGAACATATTCAAAAGGCGTTAACCCTTGGTTTTATTGATGAGGCTTCAGAAATGATCGATCTTAAGGAGGCTGAAGTAGTCATTGTGTCAATACCGGTAAATGCAGCGCTAAAGGTAGTTCCGGAAGTTTTGGATATCGTAAATGACGATGCTCTTGTTTTTGATGTAGGTTCTACTAAATCGTTAATTTGTAGTGAAGTAGCAAACCATAAAAAACGAAGAAACTTTTTAGCTACACACCCAATTGCAGGTACGGAGTTCTCAGGTCCTAATGCAGCTATTGAAGGTTTGTATAACGGGAAAACCAATATCGTGTGTGAAGTTGAAAAAACAGCTTTTAAATTGCAGGAAAGAGCAATGAAAATTTTCCAGGATCTCGGAATGCGGATCCGGTATATGGAACCCAAGGCACACGATAAGCATATAGCTTATGTCTCCCATTTGTCGCATATAAGTTCGTTTATGTTGGGGAAAACTGTCATAGAAAAAGAAAAAAATGAACGCGACATATTCGATATGGCGGGTAGTGGTTTTGAAAGCACAGTAAGGCTGGCTAAAAGTTCTCCGGCCATGTGGGCACCCATTTTTGAGCATAATAGGGAGAATGTGATCGAAACCCTGGAAGAGTACATAGGAAACCTTTTAAGATTCAAGGAACTGATAGAGCAAAATGACTTTTCCTCTATCTATGATGAAATGGCAAATACAAACAGAATAAAAGAAATTTTAGCAGGAATATCAATCAAGACAAATTAA